Proteins encoded together in one Armatimonadota bacterium window:
- a CDS encoding four helix bundle protein, with product MTKEQLKDRTKAFAIEVVALVRDLPPEVVNDVIGKQLLRSGTSVAANYRAVCRAKSRADAIPKFGTVEEEAGESMFWLELLMDTGCDDPRVEQLWKEGNELLSISVASIKTMKARSSGQSEIRNPQSEIV from the coding sequence TTGACTAAAGAGCAGTTGAAGGATAGAACCAAGGCATTTGCCATCGAGGTGGTCGCGCTCGTTCGGGACTTGCCACCCGAGGTGGTCAACGACGTCATTGGGAAGCAGCTCCTGCGCTCCGGGACGTCGGTTGCCGCGAACTACCGAGCGGTTTGTCGCGCCAAGAGCAGAGCCGACGCGATCCCGAAGTTCGGTACTGTGGAGGAAGAGGCAGGCGAATCGATGTTTTGGCTTGAATTGCTCATGGACACGGGTTGTGATGACCCGCGCGTCGAGCAGCTTTGGAAGGAAGGCAACGAACTCCTTTCTATCTCGGTGGCCAGTATCAAGACGATGAAAGCTCGGTCTTCTGGCCAATCCGAAATCCGCAATCCCCAATCCGAAATCGTATGA
- a CDS encoding quinate 5-dehydrogenase: MKHVVSISLGSSKGNKSHVAEIFGEEFKIERIGTDGDLKKFAQMFKDLDGKVDAIGVGGADIYVVVDKKRYAFRQIQSIVSACKTTPVVDGSGLKHTLERETVYRLQREGTVDFKKERVLLVSAVDRFGMAQALAELCPNVVYGDLMFAIGLPIRIRSYRAVRIIGALSLPIITKLPFKWFYPTGEKQDVRKPKFGWAFDEATFICGDTHFIKRSAPDKLPGKTILTQTLRKATIDWFRSTGLKRIITTTPVMGGETFATNVMEAVLVAALGKRPEEMTEADYLGALERLEWKPGVLELEA, translated from the coding sequence ATGAAGCACGTCGTATCCATCTCGTTGGGGTCGAGTAAGGGCAACAAGTCCCACGTCGCCGAGATTTTCGGTGAAGAGTTCAAGATTGAGCGCATCGGTACGGACGGCGACCTGAAGAAGTTCGCCCAGATGTTCAAGGACTTGGACGGCAAGGTGGACGCTATCGGCGTCGGCGGGGCGGACATTTACGTCGTCGTCGACAAGAAGCGCTACGCTTTCCGCCAGATTCAGAGCATTGTGTCCGCGTGTAAGACGACCCCCGTCGTAGACGGCTCGGGACTCAAACACACCCTTGAACGAGAAACGGTCTATCGCCTGCAGCGGGAAGGGACGGTGGACTTCAAGAAGGAGCGCGTGCTGCTGGTGTCGGCCGTGGACCGCTTCGGAATGGCGCAGGCCCTCGCCGAACTTTGTCCCAACGTCGTGTATGGTGACCTCATGTTCGCCATCGGCCTGCCTATTCGCATCCGCAGCTACCGAGCAGTCCGGATTATCGGGGCGCTGTCTCTGCCCATCATCACCAAGCTGCCCTTCAAGTGGTTCTATCCGACGGGCGAGAAGCAGGACGTGCGAAAGCCCAAGTTCGGGTGGGCGTTCGACGAAGCGACCTTCATCTGCGGCGACACGCACTTCATCAAGCGCAGCGCGCCGGACAAGCTCCCCGGGAAGACCATCCTGACCCAAACCCTGAGGAAGGCCACTATAGACTGGTTCCGCTCCACGGGGCTGAAACGCATTATCACCACTACACCGGTCATGGGCGGCGAGACGTTTGCCACCAACGTGATGGAGGCGGTGCTGGTAGCCGCACTTGGCAAAAGGCCCGAGGAGATGACCGAAGCCGACTATTTGGGCGCTCTTGAGCGACTCGAATGGAAACCTGGCGTATTAGAACTGGAGGCTTGA
- a CDS encoding shikimate dehydrogenase: MTQFAFILHPLRARDAARKYPIAKYLPESWVEAIIAKKRPMVLSEIKGIRSVHGEETSGWFIGLPLTPRQLTQTLPVEFVYSRLLECCQLAGAEGAKVIGLGAFTAVAGDAGVTLAQRSPIAVTTGNSYTVATAIEGALKACTLLEIVPERSSLAVVGATGSIGKTCAHVLGRSFGRTILIGRDLDRTKAVAETLRGAEATTDLNRLREADCVVTVTSSDAAIILPQHLRPGSVICDVARPRDVSCRVANERPDVLVIEGGLVEVPGDVNFGMNFGLEPKTAYACMAETIMLALENRAESYSLGKDVTVEQVDETQRWAQKHGFRLAGFRSFETAVSTESIERARKARLALQAQGA; the protein is encoded by the coding sequence TTGACGCAATTTGCGTTTATCCTCCACCCCCTAAGGGCGCGCGACGCTGCCCGCAAGTATCCCATCGCCAAGTACTTGCCCGAATCCTGGGTCGAAGCCATCATCGCCAAGAAGCGGCCCATGGTGCTCAGCGAGATCAAGGGCATCCGTTCGGTTCATGGAGAAGAGACCTCCGGGTGGTTCATCGGGTTGCCGCTCACGCCCCGTCAGCTGACGCAGACGCTTCCGGTGGAGTTCGTCTATTCGCGGCTGCTCGAGTGTTGCCAGTTGGCCGGTGCCGAGGGCGCCAAAGTGATCGGCCTGGGCGCGTTTACGGCCGTGGCGGGCGATGCCGGGGTGACCCTGGCCCAACGGTCTCCAATCGCAGTGACCACCGGCAACAGCTACACGGTCGCTACGGCCATCGAGGGCGCGCTGAAGGCGTGCACTTTGCTTGAGATCGTGCCGGAGCGGTCATCGCTGGCGGTGGTGGGCGCGACGGGTTCCATCGGCAAGACTTGCGCCCACGTGCTCGGGCGAAGCTTCGGGCGCACGATCTTGATCGGCAGGGACCTCGACCGCACCAAAGCCGTCGCGGAGACGCTTAGAGGCGCCGAGGCCACGACCGACCTCAACCGTCTGCGGGAAGCCGATTGTGTGGTGACGGTGACTTCCAGCGACGCGGCGATCATTCTGCCCCAGCACCTGAGGCCCGGCAGTGTGATTTGCGACGTGGCGCGGCCCCGGGACGTTTCCTGCCGGGTGGCGAACGAAAGGCCGGACGTGCTGGTGATCGAGGGCGGGCTGGTCGAGGTGCCCGGCGACGTGAACTTCGGGATGAACTTCGGTCTCGAACCCAAGACAGCCTATGCCTGCATGGCGGAGACCATCATGCTGGCGCTGGAAAACCGCGCCGAGAGTTACAGCCTTGGAAAGGATGTCACGGTAGAACAGGTGGACGAGACCCAGCGCTGGGCACAGAAACACGGCTTTCGGCTGGCCGGCTTTCGGTCGTTCGAGACTGCCGTGAGCACGGAGTCGATCGAGCGTGCGCGCAAGGCGCGCCTCGCCCTGCAAGCACAAGGCGCATAG
- a CDS encoding LemA family protein: MGFLIVFIVLVVIFFGVWIAAYNSLVGLRQETSNAWAQIDVQLKRRYDLIPNLVETVKGYMKFEQDTLTAVIEARNMALSAKTVGEKATAEKAVGAALTGIFGLAEAYPDLKANQNMLSLQEELKSTENKISFARQYYNDVVTSYNTKLQAFPTNIIASMGSFQSKELFELDNPVEREPVKVQF, from the coding sequence ATGGGATTTCTGATCGTCTTCATCGTTCTGGTCGTGATCTTCTTCGGAGTCTGGATCGCGGCCTACAACAGTCTGGTCGGCTTGCGCCAAGAGACCTCCAACGCGTGGGCACAGATCGACGTTCAGCTCAAGCGGCGGTACGACCTGATCCCGAACCTGGTCGAAACTGTGAAGGGGTACATGAAGTTCGAGCAGGACACGCTCACCGCGGTCATAGAGGCACGCAACATGGCACTCTCTGCGAAGACCGTGGGAGAGAAGGCCACCGCCGAGAAGGCCGTTGGAGCGGCCCTGACCGGCATCTTTGGACTCGCTGAGGCCTACCCCGACCTCAAAGCGAACCAGAACATGCTGTCGCTTCAGGAAGAGCTGAAGTCCACGGAAAACAAGATCAGCTTTGCGCGGCAGTACTACAACGACGTGGTCACCAGCTACAACACCAAGCTGCAAGCGTTTCCGACGAACATCATCGCCTCCATGGGCAGCTTCCAGTCGAAAGAGCTGTTCGAGCTTGACAACCCCGTCGAGCGCGAACCCGTCAAGGTCCAGTTCTGA
- the purL gene encoding phosphoribosylformylglycinamidine synthase subunit PurL, translated as MATITKEVYSSMGLTESEYGLIVQLIGRTPSLTELGMFAVMWSEHCGYKYSRPVLKLFKKYKAAMEGSGLENAGIVDIGDGLGVTFKVESHNHPSAVEPYEGAATGVGGIIRDILTMGARPIASLNSLRFGPIRNGEAEEPVVMRNRYLFERVVAGIGGYGNCVGVPTVAGEVAFHPRYSGNPLVNAMCVGILKLDEITTAAASGAGNPVIYLGSSTGKDGIHGATFASEALGEDNEEKRPNVQIGDPFAEKSLIEATLEALQTGAVVAIQDMGAAGLTCSTVEMAAKGAVGMDVSLDLVPVREAGMTSSELMLSESQERMLAVAKKGREQEVLDAFHKWGLNAVVIGHVTEEPILRVRYQGETVAELDPRLLADTCPTYSTGPEEPAYYRRALLFDPKSLAAAEPNAALLKLLASPNLSSKRWVFRQYDQSVQTQTSLLPGQGDAAVLAPRGTHKGISVKIDGNGRQVYLDPYVGGMLAVCEAARNVACTGAIPVAATDGLNFGNPQRPHVFWQFKRAVEGLAEACDALDTPVVSGNVSFYNESDLGEVPPTPLVGMLGVMPDVEKRIGMAPKSGGGHLYLLATSRNPVRQGGLGASEYAAEVCGVEDGVPCAPDLAAEKALCRVLSRWAMEGRIECAHDLSEGGLAVAAAEIALAGSTGLEISIATGGSGHFAGQPGVASALFGEVPGRVLVGVAAGSPSPLDGLSPDERELLTVVAVGEFGGVGLKISVDGGGCVDLSLEDMKEAFEGTLPALMAH; from the coding sequence ATGGCGACGATCACGAAAGAAGTGTACTCCTCGATGGGTTTGACCGAATCGGAGTACGGCTTGATCGTCCAACTCATCGGCAGGACTCCCAGCTTGACTGAGCTTGGCATGTTCGCCGTCATGTGGAGCGAGCACTGCGGCTACAAGTACTCGCGGCCAGTTCTGAAGTTGTTCAAGAAGTACAAGGCTGCCATGGAGGGCTCGGGCCTCGAAAACGCCGGCATCGTGGACATCGGCGACGGCCTAGGGGTGACTTTCAAGGTCGAATCGCACAACCACCCAAGCGCCGTGGAACCCTATGAGGGCGCGGCCACCGGCGTCGGCGGCATCATCCGCGACATTCTGACCATGGGCGCGCGGCCGATCGCCTCGCTGAACTCGCTTCGCTTCGGGCCGATCCGAAACGGGGAGGCTGAAGAGCCGGTGGTCATGCGCAACCGCTACCTCTTCGAGCGCGTGGTGGCGGGCATTGGCGGCTACGGCAACTGTGTAGGCGTTCCAACGGTCGCGGGCGAAGTGGCCTTTCACCCGCGCTATTCGGGCAATCCGCTGGTCAACGCGATGTGCGTCGGGATCCTGAAGCTGGATGAGATCACCACGGCGGCGGCGAGCGGCGCGGGCAATCCGGTGATCTACCTCGGCTCCTCGACCGGGAAAGACGGGATTCACGGCGCGACCTTTGCCAGCGAGGCGCTTGGCGAGGACAATGAGGAAAAACGCCCCAACGTGCAGATCGGCGACCCCTTCGCGGAAAAGTCGCTCATCGAGGCCACCTTAGAAGCGCTGCAGACCGGCGCCGTCGTGGCGATTCAGGATATGGGCGCCGCGGGCCTTACCTGCAGCACTGTCGAAATGGCTGCAAAAGGCGCCGTAGGAATGGATGTCAGCCTCGACCTGGTGCCGGTGCGCGAGGCGGGCATGACCTCGAGCGAACTGATGCTCAGCGAGAGCCAGGAGCGGATGCTCGCAGTTGCGAAGAAGGGAAGGGAGCAAGAGGTTCTGGATGCCTTTCACAAATGGGGCCTTAACGCCGTCGTCATCGGCCATGTGACCGAAGAGCCGATTCTGAGGGTGCGCTATCAAGGCGAAACGGTGGCAGAGCTCGATCCTAGGCTCCTCGCCGACACCTGCCCGACTTACAGCACCGGGCCCGAAGAGCCTGCCTATTATCGGCGGGCCTTGCTGTTCGATCCGAAATCGCTCGCCGCCGCCGAACCCAACGCGGCATTGCTCAAGCTCTTGGCATCTCCCAACCTCAGCTCCAAGAGATGGGTGTTTCGGCAGTACGACCAGTCGGTCCAGACACAGACGTCGCTGCTTCCGGGCCAGGGCGATGCCGCGGTCCTGGCGCCGCGCGGAACCCACAAGGGCATCTCGGTCAAGATCGACGGCAACGGGCGGCAGGTGTATCTCGACCCCTATGTGGGTGGCATGCTGGCGGTGTGCGAGGCGGCTCGAAACGTGGCGTGTACGGGCGCGATCCCCGTCGCGGCCACCGATGGCCTCAACTTCGGAAACCCGCAGCGGCCCCACGTGTTCTGGCAGTTCAAACGCGCGGTCGAGGGTCTGGCCGAGGCGTGCGATGCGCTGGACACGCCGGTGGTCAGCGGGAACGTGAGCTTCTACAATGAGAGCGACCTGGGAGAAGTGCCTCCGACGCCGCTCGTGGGGATGCTTGGCGTGATGCCGGATGTCGAGAAGCGAATCGGGATGGCGCCGAAGTCGGGCGGGGGCCATTTGTATCTGCTGGCCACCAGCCGGAACCCGGTTCGCCAGGGCGGGCTCGGAGCCTCGGAATACGCGGCCGAAGTTTGCGGTGTGGAGGACGGCGTGCCGTGTGCTCCCGATCTGGCGGCGGAGAAGGCGCTGTGCCGAGTGCTGAGTCGGTGGGCGATGGAGGGGCGGATCGAGTGTGCCCACGACCTGAGCGAGGGAGGTCTGGCGGTGGCTGCGGCTGAGATCGCCCTTGCGGGTTCGACCGGCTTGGAGATTTCAATAGCGACGGGCGGGTCAGGGCACTTCGCCGGCCAACCCGGCGTGGCTTCGGCGCTCTTCGGCGAGGTGCCCGGCAGGGTGTTGGTGGGAGTGGCGGCGGGATCCCCGTCTCCGTTGGA